A region from the Vibrio navarrensis genome encodes:
- a CDS encoding GH36-type glycosyl hydrolase domain-containing protein, translating to MKFGYFDDENKEYVATTPCTPIKWCNYVGTLNFGGLVDSNGGVLLCKGDPALNRITKYIAQLPNSDFKGSTIYLKVRNKEGHEVIFSPFYTPTLKPLERFENHTGLSYTTIISQGYGVRCECTFFVPKDDQVLLQDIKITNISDSELHLDVVPVFEFSHFDALKQLLNADWVPQTMIVKAHQQESGHTVLEQYAFMKRDYAVNIMTADRPATSFSGDRQKFIGNMGYGSWAAPEALKQQELGNDECLRGDNIGALNLRLGWLAPNQTERTVVQLTQMASLNAAKAMLEKYRDHHQVDFAFAELARFWQRYLATIQVETPDPAMNSMLNVHNPRQCHTTKNWSRYLSLYQLGYGARGIGFRDSSQDILGVIAHMPDEAREFIERLLSVQNTNGSAMHQFFPSTMEANAGDSREEEDRPDYYGDDHLWIIYAVTQYVKETGDTDFLDKVIPFYQKDKRGNPLEVGKVWEHLCRAIHFTQTNTGQHDLPLLGFADWNDTVNLPRGAESLMVANMYGKALLDMLDLCKVRGEQALAEQYQSHYEQMKSTVNSFGWDGEWYVRYFDERGKPIGSKQNQQGQIYTNGQSWPVISGFAPQERATQALNSVYYKLNTVNGIKLSTPGYNGFDPDLGGVSTYPPGAKENGGIFLHSNPWVMIAEAKMGNGDRAYEYYRQINPASKNNQLDQFESEPYCYPQNILGDEHPQFGLGRNAWLSGTSSWTYVAATQWILGVRPEMDGLLIDPCIPRHWPEFKLTRKFRGATYHIHVSNPQNVSKGVVEMRVDGELVQGNKAPICNSGEHVIEVRLG from the coding sequence ACTCCGACTTCAAAGGTTCAACCATATATTTGAAAGTGCGCAATAAAGAAGGGCATGAGGTGATTTTCTCCCCTTTTTATACGCCGACACTGAAACCACTGGAACGTTTTGAAAATCATACCGGCTTGTCTTACACCACAATTATTTCTCAAGGTTACGGAGTCCGCTGCGAATGCACCTTCTTTGTGCCCAAAGACGATCAAGTATTACTGCAAGATATTAAAATTACTAACATCTCGGATAGCGAGTTGCACCTTGATGTCGTTCCTGTTTTTGAGTTTTCTCACTTCGATGCATTGAAACAGCTGCTCAATGCCGATTGGGTTCCTCAAACCATGATCGTCAAAGCGCATCAACAAGAGAGTGGTCACACAGTGCTAGAGCAATATGCTTTCATGAAGAGGGACTACGCAGTCAACATCATGACGGCTGATCGTCCAGCCACTTCATTCTCTGGTGACCGGCAGAAGTTCATCGGGAATATGGGCTATGGAAGTTGGGCGGCACCGGAGGCTCTTAAGCAACAAGAACTGGGCAACGACGAATGCTTGAGAGGTGACAATATCGGCGCTCTCAATTTAAGACTCGGCTGGTTAGCGCCAAACCAGACGGAACGAACCGTGGTGCAACTGACGCAAATGGCGAGTTTGAATGCGGCGAAAGCGATGTTAGAAAAGTATCGAGATCACCATCAGGTCGATTTCGCGTTTGCTGAGCTTGCGCGTTTCTGGCAACGCTATCTCGCCACCATCCAAGTTGAAACGCCTGATCCGGCGATGAACTCCATGCTCAACGTGCACAATCCGCGTCAGTGCCATACCACGAAAAACTGGTCACGTTACCTATCGCTATACCAGCTAGGATATGGCGCTCGTGGAATCGGTTTTCGTGATTCATCGCAGGATATCCTCGGTGTTATCGCGCATATGCCCGATGAAGCGCGTGAGTTCATCGAACGCTTGCTTTCGGTGCAGAATACCAATGGCTCTGCGATGCACCAGTTTTTCCCTTCGACGATGGAAGCCAATGCTGGCGACTCAAGAGAAGAAGAGGATCGCCCAGACTATTATGGGGATGACCATCTCTGGATAATCTATGCCGTAACTCAGTATGTGAAAGAGACGGGCGATACCGACTTTCTGGATAAGGTCATCCCCTTTTACCAGAAAGATAAGCGCGGCAATCCGCTGGAAGTGGGGAAGGTGTGGGAGCATTTGTGCCGGGCCATTCATTTTACCCAAACCAACACTGGGCAGCATGACTTACCTTTGCTTGGTTTTGCCGATTGGAACGATACGGTCAATCTGCCGCGTGGTGCAGAATCGTTGATGGTTGCGAATATGTATGGCAAGGCGCTACTCGACATGTTGGACCTTTGTAAGGTACGAGGCGAGCAAGCATTAGCAGAACAGTACCAATCACACTATGAGCAGATGAAGAGCACCGTCAACTCCTTTGGCTGGGATGGCGAATGGTATGTCCGCTATTTCGACGAACGAGGTAAGCCAATCGGCTCAAAGCAAAATCAACAGGGGCAGATTTACACCAATGGCCAAAGCTGGCCTGTTATTTCAGGCTTTGCACCCCAAGAGCGTGCAACCCAAGCTTTGAACTCGGTATATTACAAGTTGAATACCGTTAACGGCATTAAGCTATCTACTCCTGGTTACAACGGCTTCGACCCGGATCTTGGCGGCGTTTCCACCTATCCACCCGGTGCAAAAGAAAATGGCGGCATTTTTCTTCATTCCAATCCTTGGGTAATGATTGCTGAAGCGAAGATGGGCAACGGAGATCGTGCCTACGAATACTATCGTCAAATTAACCCTGCTTCGAAGAATAACCAGCTTGATCAGTTCGAGTCGGAGCCCTACTGCTATCCGCAAAACATCCTTGGCGATGAGCACCCGCAGTTTGGCCTAGGACGAAATGCCTGGTTATCGGGGACCTCGTCATGGACCTATGTAGCAGCGACTCAGTGGATATTAGGTGTTCGTCCTGAAATGGATGGATTACTTATTGATCCCTGTATCCCGCGTCATTGGCCTGAGTTCAAACTCACTCGGAAGTTTCGCGGTGCGACTTACCACATTCATGTCAGCAACCCACAGAATGTGAGTAAAGGTGTGGTCGAAATGCGCGTCGACGGCGAGCTAGTGCAAGGAAATAAGGCACCGATTTGCAACTCTGGCGAACATGTAATTGAGGTGCGATTAGGTTAA
- a CDS encoding aldose 1-epimerase, whose protein sequence is MFKISKEKFGMFDSIVINNPEIGIEIELITEFGAVINKFIFNHSPFSFISGYQASDELINEHPYFSRSAKLFPFPNRLKHGRYCYKGHHYQLPANFPWSEHAVHGLLYNQPFQLLHCQTSEQSAEVDLRFTTSCLHPGYPFAFQIDIRFSITIDGLLSCTTTVENQGVTAMPFGDAWHPYFSLGAPLSQCSLTMPFCHELEHIDDMPTALTFPNEQFLQATSLDGVTLNHCFYFDTSEPIQLSLQRQDHVASLNYQQDPSYPYLQLYTPNSEASIAIEPMSCPADAFNHHIGLLELAPKQHQTFRWQCQANYQAR, encoded by the coding sequence ATGTTCAAAATTAGTAAAGAAAAATTCGGCATGTTCGATAGCATAGTCATTAACAATCCAGAGATAGGTATTGAAATTGAGTTAATTACAGAATTTGGTGCTGTTATAAATAAATTTATATTCAACCACAGCCCCTTCTCTTTTATATCAGGTTATCAAGCCAGTGATGAGCTTATAAATGAACACCCCTATTTTTCACGTAGTGCAAAACTCTTTCCTTTTCCGAATCGCCTTAAACACGGTCGTTATTGCTACAAAGGTCATCATTATCAGTTGCCAGCTAATTTTCCTTGGTCGGAACACGCTGTTCACGGATTACTCTATAACCAGCCGTTTCAACTCCTTCACTGCCAAACAAGTGAACAGTCAGCAGAGGTGGATCTACGCTTTACAACCTCCTGTTTGCATCCCGGATATCCATTTGCTTTTCAAATCGATATTAGATTCTCAATCACCATCGACGGCTTATTGAGTTGCACCACGACAGTGGAAAACCAAGGAGTCACAGCCATGCCTTTTGGAGATGCTTGGCACCCCTATTTCTCTTTAGGAGCCCCACTTTCACAATGTTCTTTGACTATGCCTTTTTGTCACGAACTTGAGCATATTGATGACATGCCAACTGCTCTCACCTTTCCAAACGAACAATTCTTACAGGCAACCTCTCTGGATGGAGTTACGCTAAATCATTGTTTTTATTTCGATACTAGTGAGCCTATTCAACTGTCCTTACAGCGACAAGACCACGTTGCCTCACTGAATTACCAACAAGATCCCAGCTACCCTTATCTTCAGCTTTACACGCCTAACTCCGAAGCGTCTATTGCCATTGAACCCATGAGTTGCCCGGCAGATGCCTTCAACCACCATATTGGTTTACTGGAGTTGGCCCCCAAACAGCACCAGACCTTTCGCTGGCAATGCCAAGCCAATTACCAAGCGCGATAA
- a CDS encoding GH116 family glycosyl hydrolase, whose translation MKNKIPYTTYHGIARDLCAKGDAVEFIQPWYTPVSTTPENTGMAVGGIGSTFTLTPKGETPNFSFIPGVYVDCSESSIKSSINFNDFYISVMEPINIDNIAIRDLEELKRFLHFYPALFNGQKLDCVSEERAIETIKKSLISSNFYSDNQSNFLRWKVEFTEKTQKHIEQDANSLMTQLLVALDFFDGLLINASADCVSLTGKSVDQVRSMNSEDIHYQALYPIAQYQYAGIDTLKVTRKVVSPIVKNEQKLCSLPLHWNQFELTNLSDCTKLITLAQPLENLLGSTYQKARHGVQDSACYLIRNAILHKHSQSNIEDGDVEFIGASLRSDSPYSSDIEGEVQYGVVARKADLESGKITVTVKPSVYSSKVETQLINALKTGRTSSHFDRGIYSGRESVTALICVQVELQPGETVDLRYLQVMDHSKIWLDDLRTEKAYSNFFPKHQRATWMIKEVLPQLDKIEEKIVKQQNDFLSLANQNMQDKETAERYSTMAMNTLSFLSESTVWDCENRFLVKECVDYPFFNSLDVYFYGSFSILYLLPELDGSVMQAFADAILSTDDTKRRYWEYEDKPFADLNDAKYEGPRALYGAVIHDLGSPFDIKPDAYSWHNVKEWKDLAPKFILMVYRHYQQTKNKQLVEYCWLAVKESIHYLSSLIEEGDSLPLVHGTDDTFDNLSSHGISIYCASLWAAGLKAAGELAHIMQEPSLAEEYKQQSQRALSTIESSLWDEKNGYYHFYATPIQTKHLTGKDYQPLEALGIVLTGDLVTDKLILNTYLDRVDEQSDVPRIEQRLRKKQNLLATAPLAFTRQYQVMILDSDNSFGDALVADTYLKLVGLDGLFQAERIERTLEFIYERNFHRNSPNLGVANMTLSDGSPHDAFQAQDVWGGIQFSVATALKYAGKKQYAERLLDTVYHTLYRSAKIPFAAPEGFNCSFQVTHEQLQTQFSLSEEVATRWLDDLISYRALRPDLRVSHDLLSSKAAFLQNLAILGVGEETLEQLYHWLLSCGMKYTAGRYFRPGMIFSYLYC comes from the coding sequence ATGAAGAATAAAATCCCATACACAACTTATCATGGCATAGCGCGTGATTTGTGTGCGAAAGGTGACGCAGTTGAATTTATTCAACCTTGGTATACTCCCGTATCTACAACACCGGAAAATACGGGAATGGCAGTAGGGGGAATAGGCTCGACGTTTACCCTTACACCCAAAGGCGAGACACCAAACTTTAGCTTTATTCCTGGTGTTTATGTTGACTGTTCGGAAAGCTCTATTAAAAGCTCTATTAATTTCAATGATTTCTATATTTCAGTGATGGAACCGATAAATATTGACAATATAGCAATAAGAGATCTTGAAGAATTAAAACGTTTTTTGCATTTCTATCCAGCACTATTTAATGGTCAAAAGCTCGACTGTGTGAGTGAAGAACGTGCCATCGAAACAATAAAAAAGAGCCTAATTAGTTCGAATTTCTACAGTGACAATCAGTCCAATTTTTTGCGTTGGAAGGTGGAGTTTACTGAAAAAACCCAAAAGCACATTGAGCAAGATGCCAACTCGCTGATGACACAGCTTTTGGTTGCACTGGATTTTTTTGACGGTTTGCTCATCAACGCTTCGGCTGATTGTGTCTCTCTTACCGGTAAAAGCGTTGATCAAGTTCGCTCAATGAATAGCGAAGATATTCACTATCAAGCCTTGTACCCGATTGCTCAGTATCAGTATGCAGGCATCGACACGCTCAAAGTGACCCGCAAAGTGGTTTCACCGATAGTGAAAAATGAGCAGAAATTGTGCTCATTGCCGCTGCACTGGAATCAATTCGAACTCACCAACCTATCAGACTGCACCAAACTGATCACGCTGGCACAACCACTGGAAAACTTACTCGGTTCTACCTATCAAAAAGCCCGTCACGGCGTGCAGGATTCGGCATGTTATTTGATCAGAAATGCGATTTTACATAAGCATAGTCAGAGCAACATTGAGGATGGCGATGTCGAGTTTATTGGCGCCAGTTTACGAAGCGATTCACCTTACTCATCCGATATAGAAGGAGAAGTACAGTATGGCGTTGTCGCTAGAAAAGCCGATCTTGAGTCTGGGAAGATAACGGTAACGGTAAAGCCCTCTGTCTACAGTAGTAAAGTCGAAACCCAGCTTATAAATGCATTAAAAACAGGACGCACCAGTAGCCATTTTGATCGCGGTATTTATAGTGGACGTGAGAGTGTGACTGCCTTGATATGTGTGCAAGTGGAACTGCAGCCGGGTGAAACGGTCGACTTGCGTTATTTACAGGTAATGGATCATAGCAAGATATGGCTTGATGATTTGAGAACAGAGAAAGCGTACTCCAATTTCTTTCCGAAACATCAAAGAGCCACATGGATGATAAAAGAGGTGTTGCCACAGCTTGACAAAATTGAAGAAAAAATTGTTAAGCAGCAAAATGACTTTTTATCTCTAGCCAATCAGAACATGCAGGATAAAGAGACGGCAGAGCGTTATTCAACCATGGCGATGAATACCTTGTCATTTCTCTCCGAGTCAACGGTGTGGGATTGTGAAAATAGATTTCTGGTCAAGGAGTGTGTGGATTACCCATTTTTCAATTCATTAGATGTTTATTTCTACGGTTCATTCTCAATTTTGTATCTGCTCCCTGAACTTGATGGTAGCGTGATGCAAGCGTTTGCTGACGCGATATTATCGACTGATGACACGAAACGGAGATATTGGGAATATGAAGACAAACCGTTTGCTGATCTGAATGACGCAAAATATGAAGGCCCTCGAGCATTGTATGGTGCCGTTATTCATGATTTAGGCAGCCCGTTTGATATTAAGCCAGATGCGTACAGTTGGCATAATGTAAAAGAATGGAAAGATCTCGCGCCTAAATTTATTTTGATGGTGTACCGCCACTATCAACAAACCAAAAATAAACAACTTGTGGAGTATTGTTGGCTCGCGGTCAAAGAGAGCATCCACTATTTATCGAGCCTGATAGAAGAGGGCGATTCGCTACCTTTGGTTCATGGTACGGATGACACCTTCGATAATCTTTCGTCTCATGGCATCTCGATCTATTGTGCGAGTTTATGGGCTGCTGGCCTTAAAGCGGCGGGAGAGCTTGCGCATATTATGCAAGAGCCTAGTTTAGCAGAAGAGTACAAGCAGCAATCTCAGCGCGCATTGAGTACGATTGAAAGTAGCTTATGGGATGAAAAAAATGGTTACTACCATTTTTATGCCACGCCTATTCAAACTAAGCATTTAACCGGAAAAGATTATCAGCCACTGGAAGCGTTAGGGATAGTACTGACCGGGGATTTAGTCACCGACAAGTTAATACTGAATACCTATCTTGATCGAGTGGATGAACAAAGTGATGTACCGAGAATTGAGCAAAGATTACGCAAGAAGCAGAATCTTCTTGCAACGGCTCCGTTAGCGTTTACGCGACAGTATCAAGTGATGATTCTGGATTCAGACAACAGTTTTGGTGATGCTTTGGTTGCCGATACCTATTTGAAACTGGTTGGTCTGGATGGTCTATTTCAAGCAGAGCGCATCGAAAGAACGTTGGAATTTATCTATGAACGCAATTTCCATCGCAATAGCCCTAACTTGGGGGTGGCAAACATGACACTTTCTGATGGTTCCCCGCATGATGCTTTTCAAGCTCAAGATGTTTGGGGCGGGATCCAGTTTAGTGTGGCCACGGCGCTTAAGTATGCAGGAAAGAAACAGTATGCGGAGAGACTATTAGATACCGTGTATCACACCCTTTATCGTTCGGCGAAAATTCCATTTGCAGCACCTGAAGGCTTTAACTGCTCGTTCCAAGTCACGCATGAGCAATTGCAAACACAGTTTTCACTGAGTGAAGAGGTCGCGACACGCTGGCTAGACGACTTAATTTCCTATCGGGCACTTCGGCCTGATCTGCGGGTCAGTCATGATTTGCTGTCGAGCAAAGCCGCGTTTTTGCAGAATCTTGCGATTTTAGGTGTTGGTGAGGAAACGCTGGAGCAGCTATATCATTGGTTGCTCAGTTGCGGTATGAAGTACACTGCGGGTCGATATTTTAGGCCTGGAATGATTTTTTCCTATCTATATTGTTAA
- a CDS encoding LacI family DNA-binding transcriptional regulator, with amino-acid sequence MKRTDKVKMPTAYEVARLANVSQSTVSRYFNRTSYVSNDKTEKIEQAIRELGYKPPKYADKLIKTRSMTIGVLVQNPDSPYTSSILIDMEKLLAKHGYSLLISVNSWQESLVAYSLEYLMKSDVDAIIIISGNVDKKLIVKISETIPVVAVGYNIVADKVRSISLDNNLGGYLATLHLIQLGHVNIAHIKGLPNHDDAIYRYNGYVRALNEAGINIKEKLILDGDFSIKSGYEKTIELIKSKVYFSAIFAANDLSAYGAIKALHDNGFKVPEDVSVIGFDDLPTSPYFTPSLTTLRQPLEEIGALSAKCALNLLSGESEAIRLPPISLIARESTKSRYR; translated from the coding sequence ATGAAAAGAACAGATAAAGTAAAAATGCCGACGGCTTATGAGGTTGCGAGGCTAGCCAACGTTTCTCAAAGTACAGTGTCACGCTATTTCAATCGAACCTCTTATGTATCAAATGATAAAACAGAGAAGATTGAGCAGGCGATAAGAGAACTGGGCTATAAGCCGCCAAAATATGCTGATAAATTGATCAAAACACGCTCAATGACGATTGGTGTCCTCGTGCAAAATCCCGATAGCCCTTATACGAGTAGTATTCTCATTGACATGGAAAAACTTCTAGCGAAACACGGCTACTCTTTGCTAATTTCAGTCAACAGTTGGCAGGAAAGTTTGGTGGCGTACTCGTTAGAATATTTAATGAAGAGTGATGTTGATGCGATTATTATTATTTCTGGCAATGTTGATAAAAAATTAATAGTTAAAATTTCTGAAACAATTCCCGTTGTTGCTGTTGGTTACAACATTGTTGCAGATAAGGTACGTTCAATATCGCTAGATAATAATCTAGGTGGATATTTAGCGACACTACATTTAATACAGCTTGGTCATGTAAACATAGCTCATATAAAAGGTTTGCCAAATCATGACGATGCCATCTATCGTTACAATGGTTATGTTCGAGCACTAAACGAAGCGGGAATTAATATCAAAGAAAAGTTAATACTTGACGGTGATTTTAGTATTAAGAGTGGTTATGAGAAAACGATCGAGTTGATCAAATCGAAGGTCTACTTTTCTGCTATATTCGCTGCAAATGATCTAAGTGCTTATGGTGCGATAAAAGCATTGCATGACAATGGATTCAAGGTGCCAGAAGACGTTTCTGTGATTGGGTTTGATGATTTACCCACGTCACCGTATTTTACTCCTTCTTTAACCACGCTGCGTCAGCCTCTTGAGGAAATTGGAGCGCTTAGTGCGAAGTGTGCGTTGAATTTGCTCAGTGGTGAATCGGAAGCTATCCGCTTACCGCCTATTAGCCTGATTGCGCGAGAATCAACAAAATCTCGCTACCGATAG
- a CDS encoding glycoside hydrolase family 9 protein has product MSSHRIGCYKIDTKLLCLFVYLYSTALYAFYLLNFKEVKMIKKRLLVLNLFSCGLIALTGCTAETSTSSSNNTKTINLLANSDFSQGIDGWWAAGGSLKAVDNIGCISFTASGSNPWDVILGQSGLALKQGENYTLRFDAMAQKAISVKTIVQHDGAPYTSYLVQDVPLANEFKSFHFSFKPSDNDDKVQLHFQIGTQAPTTVCVKQLSLTGPVYEKKVDLAKVRVNQVGYFTSAQKYATVATEEKSPLTWALLDAKEAVIAEGKTLPFGLNSASGEQVQLVDFSHVKSSAKGVVLEVNGERSHPFDLDDSIYRDMKYDALSFFYQQRSGIDIEEQYVQRADLARPAGHKPEIATCFNKKDAKGNNWPGCDLSLDVSGGWYDAGDHGKYVVNGGISLWTLMNFYEREKLTKKNGQSAFADGKVKIPENSNQFNDLLDESRWMMDFMLAMQVQDNRQIWVPVGDQSEQLTNLKLTAINANGMVFHKIADDSWTGMPLPPHKDPKERYLSYPTTAATLNLAATAAQCARVWRDLDDKYAERCLLAAEKAWQAAKVNNHVYAYDNFVGSGPYDDTKVDDEFYWAAAELFATTGKAEYKEAIQRSPYYLTTPTGDSEATGDLYWQGVSGAGTLTLAIVPNRLSDDAVRKARANIVATADAYQQAIAKEGYRIPYQASEYPWGSNSNLMNRSIFLGIAYDFTKDTKYAQAIMDAMDYILGRNPLDQSYVSGYGSRQLINPHHRFWAHAADSSSPLVPPGVMSGGPNSINFSDPVASSMKGKCIGQTCWKDDIGAWTLNEITINWNAPFFWAVSFLDEYIQ; this is encoded by the coding sequence TTGAGTTCTCATCGTATAGGCTGTTATAAGATAGATACCAAATTGCTCTGTCTATTTGTTTATTTATATAGCACGGCACTTTATGCTTTCTATCTTCTTAATTTTAAAGAGGTTAAAATGATTAAAAAACGGTTACTTGTGCTAAATTTATTTAGCTGCGGTTTAATTGCGCTTACGGGTTGTACTGCCGAAACATCCACATCTAGTTCTAATAACACAAAGACTATCAACCTTCTGGCCAATAGCGATTTCTCGCAAGGTATTGACGGCTGGTGGGCAGCGGGAGGCTCGCTAAAAGCGGTAGATAATATCGGTTGCATATCTTTTACAGCGAGTGGAAGTAACCCTTGGGATGTTATTTTAGGTCAATCTGGTCTAGCTCTTAAACAAGGTGAAAATTATACCCTCCGCTTCGATGCCATGGCACAAAAGGCCATTAGTGTAAAAACCATTGTCCAACATGATGGCGCGCCCTACACCAGCTATCTTGTCCAAGACGTTCCACTTGCCAACGAGTTCAAATCGTTTCATTTTTCTTTTAAACCTTCGGATAACGATGACAAAGTGCAATTGCATTTTCAGATCGGCACTCAGGCACCGACCACCGTTTGCGTTAAGCAGCTTTCGCTAACCGGCCCTGTTTACGAAAAGAAAGTCGATCTGGCCAAAGTGCGAGTGAATCAAGTTGGCTATTTTACCAGCGCGCAAAAGTATGCAACGGTAGCAACCGAAGAAAAGTCCCCCTTAACGTGGGCATTATTGGATGCGAAAGAGGCGGTGATTGCCGAAGGAAAAACGCTGCCATTTGGACTTAACAGTGCTTCTGGCGAGCAGGTTCAGCTTGTTGATTTCAGCCATGTCAAATCCTCGGCAAAAGGCGTAGTACTCGAAGTCAACGGTGAGCGAAGCCACCCATTTGATCTTGATGACAGTATTTACCGTGATATGAAGTACGATGCGCTTTCCTTCTTTTATCAGCAGCGAAGCGGCATTGATATTGAAGAGCAATATGTACAACGGGCCGACTTAGCTCGACCAGCGGGTCACAAACCGGAAATTGCCACGTGTTTCAACAAAAAAGACGCAAAAGGCAATAACTGGCCCGGTTGCGATCTGTCGCTCGATGTTTCAGGAGGCTGGTACGATGCTGGCGACCATGGAAAGTATGTGGTTAACGGCGGAATTTCGCTCTGGACTCTGATGAATTTTTACGAAAGAGAGAAACTTACCAAGAAAAATGGCCAAAGCGCGTTCGCTGATGGCAAAGTCAAGATTCCAGAGAACAGCAACCAATTCAATGATCTGTTGGATGAGTCTCGTTGGATGATGGATTTTATGCTGGCCATGCAAGTGCAAGACAATCGTCAGATTTGGGTACCAGTCGGCGATCAATCTGAGCAACTAACCAACCTCAAACTCACAGCCATAAATGCGAATGGCATGGTTTTCCATAAGATCGCAGATGATTCTTGGACTGGAATGCCTTTGCCTCCTCACAAAGATCCCAAAGAGCGTTATTTGAGTTATCCAACGACGGCAGCGACGCTGAACCTAGCAGCAACAGCGGCACAATGTGCACGTGTATGGAGAGATCTGGATGATAAATACGCTGAGCGTTGCCTGTTAGCCGCCGAAAAAGCCTGGCAAGCCGCCAAAGTGAACAACCATGTTTATGCGTATGACAACTTTGTCGGTTCTGGTCCTTACGATGATACCAAGGTAGACGATGAGTTCTATTGGGCAGCGGCAGAGCTTTTTGCCACCACCGGTAAGGCAGAATACAAAGAAGCCATTCAGCGCTCTCCTTACTACTTAACCACCCCGACTGGAGATAGTGAGGCGACCGGAGATCTATATTGGCAAGGGGTGAGCGGTGCGGGAACTCTCACACTGGCTATTGTTCCAAATCGTCTCTCAGATGACGCAGTGCGTAAAGCGCGCGCGAATATCGTTGCAACAGCAGATGCTTATCAGCAGGCGATAGCTAAAGAAGGCTATCGTATCCCCTATCAAGCAAGCGAGTATCCATGGGGTTCAAACTCTAACCTAATGAACAGAAGCATTTTCTTAGGTATTGCCTACGACTTCACCAAGGATACAAAGTACGCCCAAGCGATAATGGATGCGATGGATTACATTCTCGGTCGAAACCCGCTCGATCAATCTTATGTCTCGGGTTACGGAAGCCGTCAATTGATCAATCCACATCACCGTTTCTGGGCGCATGCTGCTGACTCTTCATCACCTCTGGTTCCACCTGGTGTGATGTCTGGTGGACCAAACTCAATCAACTTCAGTGATCCTGTTGCCTCGTCAATGAAAGGAAAATGCATAGGACAAACATGCTGGAAAGATGATATTGGCGCTTGGACTTTAAATGAAATCACGATTAACTGGAATGCCCCTTTCTTCTGGGCAGTGAGTTTCCTTGATGAATATATTCAATAG
- a CDS encoding family 16 glycosylhydrolase, producing MMMLIRLFIFTVLTSTAFFNSAFAMDWSGFQWSVSDGWKNQGSEFDCTWRSGNIWKENDLLILHAKHDNGFKTCAEMRTYAYMRKGRYEVEMQAGSVPGTISSFFTYVGESGRESHYEVDIELMGGTNLLHTNIWIKGQQSPVDIDLGRYGLSIWNMEKYAFSIDEYGVTWEVFNRDSNSWIQVRRANAKVSSYMQLFINNWISANRHFPPSSYNWLPVYAKYRNVKVTPWE from the coding sequence ATGATGATGCTGATTAGACTGTTTATTTTTACTGTTTTGACCAGCACTGCTTTTTTTAACAGTGCGTTTGCAATGGACTGGAGTGGTTTTCAGTGGTCTGTTTCTGATGGTTGGAAGAATCAAGGAAGCGAATTCGACTGTACTTGGAGATCTGGAAATATCTGGAAAGAAAACGATCTGCTCATACTTCATGCGAAACACGACAATGGGTTTAAAACCTGTGCAGAGATGCGTACATACGCATATATGCGCAAGGGTCGTTATGAAGTTGAAATGCAAGCGGGTTCAGTTCCAGGAACGATCAGTTCGTTCTTTACGTATGTTGGCGAATCAGGAAGGGAAAGCCATTACGAAGTTGATATCGAATTGATGGGAGGAACCAACCTCTTGCATACCAATATATGGATTAAGGGGCAGCAATCTCCTGTTGATATTGATTTAGGACGTTATGGACTATCTATTTGGAACATGGAGAAATACGCATTTTCAATTGATGAATATGGTGTGACTTGGGAAGTTTTTAACCGAGATAGCAATAGCTGGATTCAAGTTCGGCGTGCAAATGCCAAGGTGAGCAGTTATATGCAGCTATTTATAAATAACTGGATCAGTGCCAATCGCCATTTTCCTCCCAGCTCTTATAATTGGCTTCCAGTTTATGCAAAGTATCGCAATGTTAAGGTTACACCCTGGGAATAA